A single region of the Bacteroides luhongzhouii genome encodes:
- a CDS encoding surface glycan-binding family protein: protein MNLKKLTSRFLAILSIVVLTITGFSCTDTETTNTTGFAIYYYSLTDIGPSMTAVIEKPTYTGGEPTDFVITGITLNGEPYTSESFIIDSKDGSVRIANSDNLPVGLYSISVGCNSNGNYHEFKDAIQVKMLPSVPDGIKVEPDYIEIDFEEIGESKATAKVVTEGEHVTISGYAIAEGPEKEFFKISTSGVISINPDEETIKKMKPGLHKVSLKLTTLAGEGIFADAITFNLTSKPIDVTYNTANKGIMEKESETNGQTEYTSPIPVIEGSTEEAKFSIANINPEVAEGKVTINETTGVISIAKGHGITEAGNYEITVKVSNKFAPEGVEMPTKFTIQVVDEITPISGFEYAALEIAQYAPISAQPKEGMQGNYVTYSFVNLDPKLEGQLTINPSNGKISAKKGNSIPEGKYEVKVQADNSKGNPTITTFLLTVTPNPNNIVYVYYGNNLGLDKATEASQYRIRSAAELGNLVLTPETNLDGKGIAFKWKIATKFNLDDPNKTGYPMIDETTGVVRFSPDNFKGGDAPMAYLIIEATAGEGDLARTFKTFVAFDFNPNTNPIRIEYTPFVFKVNPKTGGTSTEPTIVGVTDMSRFMLDYRRSFRYQNLEGPKSHKSGAISTDNKNTEPMTPADPTYFMNQVWRNYYGSKVPNYGAKAPMSYYENTKANTKLTNALGYVDPNKGWAVTINPNKWYGDPTYEDGGQYANGIMTGQMTYEISGNSADLGNTAKRAFPLLIWFDENF from the coding sequence ATGAATTTAAAAAAACTAACCTCTAGATTCCTGGCAATCTTATCTATAGTAGTCCTGACTATTACGGGCTTCTCATGCACGGATACAGAGACTACCAACACAACTGGCTTTGCCATCTATTATTACAGCCTCACTGATATAGGCCCATCAATGACTGCAGTGATTGAAAAGCCCACATATACAGGAGGTGAACCAACAGATTTCGTTATCACCGGAATCACTCTTAACGGTGAACCATACACATCCGAATCATTTATCATTGACAGTAAAGATGGTAGTGTTCGTATTGCTAACTCTGATAATCTACCGGTAGGATTATATTCCATCTCCGTAGGATGTAATAGTAATGGCAACTACCATGAATTCAAAGATGCCATACAAGTAAAAATGTTACCCAGCGTTCCTGATGGAATTAAAGTAGAACCTGATTATATTGAAATCGACTTTGAAGAAATCGGAGAATCAAAAGCTACTGCAAAAGTAGTAACAGAAGGCGAACACGTCACAATCAGCGGCTATGCAATAGCCGAAGGTCCGGAAAAGGAATTCTTCAAAATCTCTACAAGTGGAGTTATTTCTATTAATCCGGATGAAGAGACAATAAAGAAGATGAAGCCGGGTCTGCACAAAGTATCATTAAAACTGACTACTTTAGCAGGAGAAGGTATATTTGCTGATGCCATCACATTCAATCTGACTTCCAAGCCAATAGATGTAACGTACAATACAGCCAATAAAGGTATTATGGAAAAAGAGTCCGAAACAAACGGACAAACTGAATACACCAGCCCAATACCTGTCATTGAAGGTTCAACAGAAGAAGCTAAGTTCAGTATAGCTAACATTAATCCGGAAGTAGCAGAAGGAAAAGTAACTATCAATGAAACAACCGGAGTTATATCAATCGCTAAAGGACATGGTATCACAGAAGCCGGAAACTATGAAATTACTGTAAAAGTTTCCAATAAATTCGCTCCGGAAGGAGTAGAAATGCCAACCAAATTCACGATACAAGTAGTTGATGAAATCACTCCTATATCAGGATTTGAATACGCAGCTTTAGAAATAGCACAATATGCGCCTATATCAGCTCAACCCAAAGAAGGAATGCAAGGAAACTATGTCACCTATTCATTCGTAAACCTTGACCCAAAACTTGAAGGACAATTGACAATCAATCCAAGTAATGGTAAGATTAGTGCGAAAAAAGGCAATAGTATACCAGAAGGAAAATATGAAGTTAAGGTACAAGCTGATAACAGCAAGGGAAATCCGACTATCACCACTTTCTTATTAACAGTTACCCCAAATCCTAATAATATAGTGTATGTATATTATGGTAACAACCTCGGATTAGACAAGGCAACAGAAGCTTCACAATACCGTATTAGAAGTGCAGCAGAGTTAGGAAATTTAGTTTTAACTCCAGAAACGAATTTAGATGGTAAAGGTATTGCTTTCAAGTGGAAGATAGCCACTAAATTCAACTTAGACGATCCGAATAAAACAGGATATCCTATGATTGATGAGACAACAGGTGTAGTTCGATTCTCGCCGGATAATTTCAAAGGAGGTGATGCTCCTATGGCTTATCTTATAATAGAAGCCACTGCCGGAGAAGGTGATCTAGCAAGAACTTTCAAAACATTCGTTGCTTTTGACTTTAATCCTAATACAAACCCCATTAGAATAGAATATACTCCATTTGTATTCAAAGTAAACCCCAAAACTGGAGGAACTTCTACAGAACCTACAATTGTCGGAGTAACAGATATGTCACGATTTATGCTGGATTATCGCCGCTCATTCCGTTATCAAAATTTAGAAGGTCCTAAATCTCATAAATCAGGAGCTATCAGCACAGACAACAAGAACACAGAACCTATGACTCCAGCTGATCCAACCTATTTTATGAATCAGGTATGGCGCAATTATTACGGTTCAAAAGTACCTAATTATGGAGCCAAAGCACCAATGTCATATTATGAGAACACAAAAGCAAATACTAAGTTAACAAATGCCCTAGGTTATGTTGACCCCAATAAAGGATGGGCTGTTACTATAAATCCGAATAAGTGGTATGGAGACCCAACTTATGAAGATGGAGGACAATATGCAAACGGTATCATGACCGGACAAATGACTTATGAAATTTCCGGTAACTCCGCTGATTTAGGTAATACTGCTAAAAGAGCATTCCCATTATTGATATGGTTTGATGAAAATTTCTAA